One region of Sus scrofa isolate TJ Tabasco breed Duroc chromosome 3, Sscrofa11.1, whole genome shotgun sequence genomic DNA includes:
- the TELO2 gene encoding telomere length regulation protein TEL2 homolog isoform X3 codes for MDPVLSAVRLSVQEAVHVLSSSEDGGHIFSTLGSLKHYLGETENPALPEEQQEFARIHFPTVLRCLVRRLSPGWLELLPDGQLEQLWASFFLTGPADQAFLVLMEAIEDAAGSSFRLMKMARLLARFLSVGRMAAVLEGQCRQQAEPAFPLLQATLLAKVVSLPDHLGNRLQQENLAEFLPQNYFLLLGKEVLRVLQGVVDSLRGGSDCSVSFLSQVLGKACILGRQKEILGALVPRLMALTQGHCLWQRVCWRLVERVPDRAMEAVLTGLVEAAPGPRVLSRLLGNLVTKSKKAQFVMTRKLLLLRFSCTTPVLQSLLGYLAEDSQRRPLLMQALKELLETWGSSSAIRHTPLAQQSYISKATLICLAHLQEAELRDCRAELLASLMAGVKCRLDSSLPPVRRLGMIVAEVASARIHPEGPPLRFQYEEDDLTREMLALATPWPVTDSPSAEGPPVAPVRGEDPDKKTAASGGPQAQPEGSDSELDSDDEFVPYDMSGDTELKSGKAPVYVRDCVEALTASEDWERWEAALRALEGLVFRSPAAAREVSVELAKVLLHLEEKTAVAGFEGLRQRALVAVTVTDPARVAEYLTAQFYALNYSLRQRMDILDVLTLAAQELSRPGRLGRAQRSASGPSPQPSSTVAPTWRAVVEERIRSKTRRFSKGSAGRGLAPVPNEFNAVAGYFFFPLIQRFDKPLVTFDLLGEDQLVLGRLAHTLGALMYLAENTSVAVPMGKALLEFVWVLRFHGDGYMRRGLLSAVSAVLLSLPAERLLADLPDELLETRSWLADVAEKDPDEDCRLLAVKALLLLEKLRDKLLALSSH; via the exons ATGGATCCCGTCCTCTCTGCCGTCCGGCTCTCTGTCCAGGAGGCTGTTCACGTCCTGTCGTCGTCTGAGGATGGCGGCCACATCTTCTCCACCCTGGGGTCGCTAAAGCACTATCTCGGTGAAACGGAGAACCCAGCCCTCCCAGAGGAGCAGCAGGAGTTTGCCAGGATCCACTTTCCCACCGTCCTCAGGTGTCTTGTTCGCCGGCTGAGCCCCGGCTGGCTGGAGCTGCTGCCCGACGGGCAGCTGGAGCAGCTGTGGGCCAGCTTCTTCCTGACGGGCCCGGCAGACCAGGCTTTCCTGGTGCTGATGGAGGCCATCGAGGATGCGGCCGG CTCCAGCTTCCGTCTGATGAAGATGGCGCGGCTGCTGGCCAGGTTCCTGAGCGTGGGCAGGATGGCCGCTGTGTTGGAGGGGCAGTGTCGGCAGCAGGCAGAGCCGGCCTTCCCCCTGCTCCAGGCCACGCTCCTCGCCAAGGTGGTGAGCTTGCCCGATCACCTGGGCAACCGCCTGCAGCAGGAGAACCTGGCCGAGTTCCTCCCGCAGAACTACTTCCTGCTGCTGGGCAAGGAGGTCCTGCGGGTGCTGCAGGGGGTGGTGGACTCGCTCCGAG GTGGCTCGGACTGCTCTGTGTCCTTCCTGTCTCAGGTCCTCGGGAAGGCCTGCATCCTCGGGAGACAGA AGGAGATCCTGGGTGCGCTGGTGCCCCGACTGATGGCGCTCACCCAGGGCCACTGCCTGTGGCAGCGGGTCTGCTGGCGCCTGGTGGAGCGTGTGCCCGACCGGGCCATGGAGGCCGTGCTGACCGGGCTGGTGGAGGCCGCCCCAGG GCCTCGCGTCCTCTCGCGGCTGCTGGGGAACCTGGTGACCAAGAGCAAGAAGGCCCAGTTTGTGATGACCCGGAAGCTGCTGCTCCTCCGGTTCAGCTGCACG ACACCTGTGCTGCAGAGCCTGCTGGGGTACCTGGCCGAGGACAGCCAGCGACGCCCGCTCCTCATGCAG GCGCTGAAGGAGCTCCTGGAGACATGGGGCAGCAGCAGCGCCATCCGCCACACGCCCCTGGCACAGCAGAGCTACATCAGCAAGGCCACCCTCATCTGCCTGGCACACCTGCAGGAGGCGGAGCTCCGGGACTGCCGGGCCG AGTTGCTGGCCAGCCTGATGGCGGGAGTGAAGTGCCGCCTGGACAGCAGCCTGCCCCCCGTGCGCCGCCTGGGCATGATCGTGGCTGAGGTGGCCAGCGCCCGGATCCACCCTGAGGGGCCTCCCCTGAGGTTCCAG TATGAAGAGGACGACCTGACCCGCGAGATGCTGGCCCTGGCCACTCCCTGGCCCGTGACTGACAGTCCCTCGGCGGAGGG CCCACCTGTGGCTCCCGTCCGTGGAGAGGACCCTGACAAGAAGACCGCAGCCAGTGGCGGCCCCCAGGCTCAGCCGGAGGGCTCCGACTCCGAGCTGGACAG TGATGACGAGTTTGTCCCTTACGACATGTCGGGGGACACGGAGCTGAAGAGCGGCAAGGCACCCGTGTACGTGCGGGATTGCGTGGAAG CTCTGACCGCGTCCGAGGACTGGGAGCGCTGGGAGGCGGCTCTGCGGGCCCTCGAGGGGCTGGTCTTCAGGAGCCCGGCTGCCGCGCGGGAG GTGAGCGTGGAGCTGGCCAAGGTGCTGCTGCACCTGGAGGAGAAGACGGCCGTGGCGGGCTTCGAGGGGCTGCGTCAGAGGGCCCTGGTGGCTGTCACAGTCACAGACCCGGCACGG GTAGCCGAGTACCTGACTGCACAGTTCTACGCCCTCAACTACAGCCTCCGGCAGCGCATGGATATCCTGGAC GTCCTGACTCTGGCTGCCCAGGAGCTGTCGCGGCCTGGGCGTCTCGGGAGGGCCCAGCGGAGTGCCTcgggccccagcccccagcccagcagcacCGTGGCTCCCACCTGGCGGGCAGTGGTGGAGGAGCGCATCCGAAGCAAGACCCGGCGGTTCTCCAAG GGCTCCGCTGGGCGGGGACTGGCCCCTGTCCCCAATGAATTCAACGCGGTGGCTGGCTActtctttttccccctcattcAGCGTTTCGACAA GCCTCTGGTGACCTTTGACCTGCTGGGAGAGGACCAGCTGGTTCTCGGGAGGCTGGCCCACACCTTAGGGGCCCTGATGTACCTGGCTGAGAACACCTCG GTGGCTGTGCCCATGGGCAAGGCCCTCCTGGAGTTCGTGTGGGTCCTTCGTTTCCATGGCGATGG GTACATGCGCCGGGGCTTGCTGTCTGCCGTCTCCGCCGTCCTTCTCAGCCTTCCAGCTGAGCGGCTGCTGGCAGACCTGCCGGACGAGCTGCTGGAGACCCGGTCCTGGCTGGCAG ATGTGGCTGAGAAGGACCCGGACGAGGACTGCAGGCTGCTGGCGGTGAAGGCGCTGCTGCTTCTGGAGAAGCTCCGAGACAAGCTGCTGGCACTGTCCTCTCATTAG
- the TELO2 gene encoding telomere length regulation protein TEL2 homolog isoform X4: MQTYRLAGCTGAGRLPTYWLPCCRGARRQSYLPADVSGGRRELGKGNHRMDPVLSAVRLSVQEAVHVLSSSEDGGHIFSTLGSLKHYLGETENPALPEEQQEFARIHFPTVLRCLVRRLSPGWLELLPDGQLEQLWASFFLTGPADQAFLVLMEAIEDAAGSSFRLMKMARLLARFLSVGRMAAVLEGQCRQQAEPAFPLLQATLLAKVVSLPDHLGNRLQQENLAEFLPQNYFLLLGKEVLRVLQGVVDSLRGGSDCSVSFLSQVLGKACILGRQKEILGALVPRLMALTQGHCLWQRVCWRLVERVPDRAMEAVLTGLVEAAPGPRVLSRLLGNLVTKSKKAQFVMTRKLLLLRFSCTTPVLQSLLGYLAEDSQRRPLLMQALKELLETWGSSSAIRHTPLAQQSYISKATLICLAHLQEAELRDCRAELLASLMAGVKCRLDSSLPPVRRLGMIVAEVASARIHPEGPPLRFQYEEDDLTREMLALATPWPVTDSPSAEGPPVAPVRGEDPDKKTAASGGPQAQPEGSDSELDSDDEFVPYDMSGDTELKSGKAPVYVRDCVEALTASEDWERWEAALRALEGLVFRSPAAAREVSVELAKVLLHLEEKTAVAGFEGLRQRALVAVTVTDPARVAEYLTAQFYALNYSLRQRMDILDVLTLAAQELSRPGRLGRAQRSASGPSPQPSSTVAPTWRAVVEERIRSKTRRFSKGSAGRGLAPVPNEFNAVAGYFFFPLIQRFDKPLVTFDLLGEDQLVLGRLAHTLGALMYLAENTSVAVPMGKALLEFVWVLRFHGDGYMRRGLLSAVSAVLLSLPAERLLADLPDELLETRSWLADVAEKDPDEDCRLLAVKALLLLEKLRDKLLALSSH, from the exons ATGCAGACTTACCGACTGGCTGGGTGCACCGGTGCCGGGCGGTTGCCTACTTATTGGCTCCCGTGCTGCAGGGGCGCCCGACGTCAGTCCTACCTTCCTGCAGATGTTTCGGGGGGAAGAAGGGAGCTTGGCAAGGGGAACCACAG GATGGATCCCGTCCTCTCTGCCGTCCGGCTCTCTGTCCAGGAGGCTGTTCACGTCCTGTCGTCGTCTGAGGATGGCGGCCACATCTTCTCCACCCTGGGGTCGCTAAAGCACTATCTCGGTGAAACGGAGAACCCAGCCCTCCCAGAGGAGCAGCAGGAGTTTGCCAGGATCCACTTTCCCACCGTCCTCAGGTGTCTTGTTCGCCGGCTGAGCCCCGGCTGGCTGGAGCTGCTGCCCGACGGGCAGCTGGAGCAGCTGTGGGCCAGCTTCTTCCTGACGGGCCCGGCAGACCAGGCTTTCCTGGTGCTGATGGAGGCCATCGAGGATGCGGCCGG CTCCAGCTTCCGTCTGATGAAGATGGCGCGGCTGCTGGCCAGGTTCCTGAGCGTGGGCAGGATGGCCGCTGTGTTGGAGGGGCAGTGTCGGCAGCAGGCAGAGCCGGCCTTCCCCCTGCTCCAGGCCACGCTCCTCGCCAAGGTGGTGAGCTTGCCCGATCACCTGGGCAACCGCCTGCAGCAGGAGAACCTGGCCGAGTTCCTCCCGCAGAACTACTTCCTGCTGCTGGGCAAGGAGGTCCTGCGGGTGCTGCAGGGGGTGGTGGACTCGCTCCGAG GTGGCTCGGACTGCTCTGTGTCCTTCCTGTCTCAGGTCCTCGGGAAGGCCTGCATCCTCGGGAGACAGA AGGAGATCCTGGGTGCGCTGGTGCCCCGACTGATGGCGCTCACCCAGGGCCACTGCCTGTGGCAGCGGGTCTGCTGGCGCCTGGTGGAGCGTGTGCCCGACCGGGCCATGGAGGCCGTGCTGACCGGGCTGGTGGAGGCCGCCCCAGG GCCTCGCGTCCTCTCGCGGCTGCTGGGGAACCTGGTGACCAAGAGCAAGAAGGCCCAGTTTGTGATGACCCGGAAGCTGCTGCTCCTCCGGTTCAGCTGCACG ACACCTGTGCTGCAGAGCCTGCTGGGGTACCTGGCCGAGGACAGCCAGCGACGCCCGCTCCTCATGCAG GCGCTGAAGGAGCTCCTGGAGACATGGGGCAGCAGCAGCGCCATCCGCCACACGCCCCTGGCACAGCAGAGCTACATCAGCAAGGCCACCCTCATCTGCCTGGCACACCTGCAGGAGGCGGAGCTCCGGGACTGCCGGGCCG AGTTGCTGGCCAGCCTGATGGCGGGAGTGAAGTGCCGCCTGGACAGCAGCCTGCCCCCCGTGCGCCGCCTGGGCATGATCGTGGCTGAGGTGGCCAGCGCCCGGATCCACCCTGAGGGGCCTCCCCTGAGGTTCCAG TATGAAGAGGACGACCTGACCCGCGAGATGCTGGCCCTGGCCACTCCCTGGCCCGTGACTGACAGTCCCTCGGCGGAGGG CCCACCTGTGGCTCCCGTCCGTGGAGAGGACCCTGACAAGAAGACCGCAGCCAGTGGCGGCCCCCAGGCTCAGCCGGAGGGCTCCGACTCCGAGCTGGACAG TGATGACGAGTTTGTCCCTTACGACATGTCGGGGGACACGGAGCTGAAGAGCGGCAAGGCACCCGTGTACGTGCGGGATTGCGTGGAAG CTCTGACCGCGTCCGAGGACTGGGAGCGCTGGGAGGCGGCTCTGCGGGCCCTCGAGGGGCTGGTCTTCAGGAGCCCGGCTGCCGCGCGGGAG GTGAGCGTGGAGCTGGCCAAGGTGCTGCTGCACCTGGAGGAGAAGACGGCCGTGGCGGGCTTCGAGGGGCTGCGTCAGAGGGCCCTGGTGGCTGTCACAGTCACAGACCCGGCACGG GTAGCCGAGTACCTGACTGCACAGTTCTACGCCCTCAACTACAGCCTCCGGCAGCGCATGGATATCCTGGAC GTCCTGACTCTGGCTGCCCAGGAGCTGTCGCGGCCTGGGCGTCTCGGGAGGGCCCAGCGGAGTGCCTcgggccccagcccccagcccagcagcacCGTGGCTCCCACCTGGCGGGCAGTGGTGGAGGAGCGCATCCGAAGCAAGACCCGGCGGTTCTCCAAG GGCTCCGCTGGGCGGGGACTGGCCCCTGTCCCCAATGAATTCAACGCGGTGGCTGGCTActtctttttccccctcattcAGCGTTTCGACAA GCCTCTGGTGACCTTTGACCTGCTGGGAGAGGACCAGCTGGTTCTCGGGAGGCTGGCCCACACCTTAGGGGCCCTGATGTACCTGGCTGAGAACACCTCG GTGGCTGTGCCCATGGGCAAGGCCCTCCTGGAGTTCGTGTGGGTCCTTCGTTTCCATGGCGATGG GTACATGCGCCGGGGCTTGCTGTCTGCCGTCTCCGCCGTCCTTCTCAGCCTTCCAGCTGAGCGGCTGCTGGCAGACCTGCCGGACGAGCTGCTGGAGACCCGGTCCTGGCTGGCAG ATGTGGCTGAGAAGGACCCGGACGAGGACTGCAGGCTGCTGGCGGTGAAGGCGCTGCTGCTTCTGGAGAAGCTCCGAGACAAGCTGCTGGCACTGTCCTCTCATTAG
- the TELO2 gene encoding telomere length regulation protein TEL2 homolog isoform X2 yields the protein MAVPKRMDPVLSAVRLSVQEAVHVLSSSEDGGHIFSTLGSLKHYLGETENPALPEEQQEFARIHFPTVLRCLVRRLSPGWLELLPDGQLEQLWASFFLTGPADQAFLVLMEAIEDAAGSSFRLMKMARLLARFLSVGRMAAVLEGQCRQQAEPAFPLLQATLLAKVVSLPDHLGNRLQQENLAEFLPQNYFLLLGKEVLRVLQGVVDSLRGGSDCSVSFLSQVLGKACILGRQKEILGALVPRLMALTQGHCLWQRVCWRLVERVPDRAMEAVLTGLVEAAPGPRVLSRLLGNLVTKSKKAQFVMTRKLLLLRFSCTTPVLQSLLGYLAEDSQRRPLLMQALKELLETWGSSSAIRHTPLAQQSYISKATLICLAHLQEAELRDCRAELLASLMAGVKCRLDSSLPPVRRLGMIVAEVASARIHPEGPPLRFQYEEDDLTREMLALATPWPVTDSPSAEGPPVAPVRGEDPDKKTAASGGPQAQPEGSDSELDSDDEFVPYDMSGDTELKSGKAPVYVRDCVEALTASEDWERWEAALRALEGLVFRSPAAAREVSVELAKVLLHLEEKTAVAGFEGLRQRALVAVTVTDPARVAEYLTAQFYALNYSLRQRMDILDVLTLAAQELSRPGRLGRAQRSASGPSPQPSSTVAPTWRAVVEERIRSKTRRFSKGSAGRGLAPVPNEFNAVAGYFFFPLIQRFDKPLVTFDLLGEDQLVLGRLAHTLGALMYLAENTSVAVPMGKALLEFVWVLRFHGDGYMRRGLLSAVSAVLLSLPAERLLADLPDELLETRSWLADVAEKDPDEDCRLLAVKALLLLEKLRDKLLALSSH from the exons ATGGCAGTCCCCAAAAG GATGGATCCCGTCCTCTCTGCCGTCCGGCTCTCTGTCCAGGAGGCTGTTCACGTCCTGTCGTCGTCTGAGGATGGCGGCCACATCTTCTCCACCCTGGGGTCGCTAAAGCACTATCTCGGTGAAACGGAGAACCCAGCCCTCCCAGAGGAGCAGCAGGAGTTTGCCAGGATCCACTTTCCCACCGTCCTCAGGTGTCTTGTTCGCCGGCTGAGCCCCGGCTGGCTGGAGCTGCTGCCCGACGGGCAGCTGGAGCAGCTGTGGGCCAGCTTCTTCCTGACGGGCCCGGCAGACCAGGCTTTCCTGGTGCTGATGGAGGCCATCGAGGATGCGGCCGG CTCCAGCTTCCGTCTGATGAAGATGGCGCGGCTGCTGGCCAGGTTCCTGAGCGTGGGCAGGATGGCCGCTGTGTTGGAGGGGCAGTGTCGGCAGCAGGCAGAGCCGGCCTTCCCCCTGCTCCAGGCCACGCTCCTCGCCAAGGTGGTGAGCTTGCCCGATCACCTGGGCAACCGCCTGCAGCAGGAGAACCTGGCCGAGTTCCTCCCGCAGAACTACTTCCTGCTGCTGGGCAAGGAGGTCCTGCGGGTGCTGCAGGGGGTGGTGGACTCGCTCCGAG GTGGCTCGGACTGCTCTGTGTCCTTCCTGTCTCAGGTCCTCGGGAAGGCCTGCATCCTCGGGAGACAGA AGGAGATCCTGGGTGCGCTGGTGCCCCGACTGATGGCGCTCACCCAGGGCCACTGCCTGTGGCAGCGGGTCTGCTGGCGCCTGGTGGAGCGTGTGCCCGACCGGGCCATGGAGGCCGTGCTGACCGGGCTGGTGGAGGCCGCCCCAGG GCCTCGCGTCCTCTCGCGGCTGCTGGGGAACCTGGTGACCAAGAGCAAGAAGGCCCAGTTTGTGATGACCCGGAAGCTGCTGCTCCTCCGGTTCAGCTGCACG ACACCTGTGCTGCAGAGCCTGCTGGGGTACCTGGCCGAGGACAGCCAGCGACGCCCGCTCCTCATGCAG GCGCTGAAGGAGCTCCTGGAGACATGGGGCAGCAGCAGCGCCATCCGCCACACGCCCCTGGCACAGCAGAGCTACATCAGCAAGGCCACCCTCATCTGCCTGGCACACCTGCAGGAGGCGGAGCTCCGGGACTGCCGGGCCG AGTTGCTGGCCAGCCTGATGGCGGGAGTGAAGTGCCGCCTGGACAGCAGCCTGCCCCCCGTGCGCCGCCTGGGCATGATCGTGGCTGAGGTGGCCAGCGCCCGGATCCACCCTGAGGGGCCTCCCCTGAGGTTCCAG TATGAAGAGGACGACCTGACCCGCGAGATGCTGGCCCTGGCCACTCCCTGGCCCGTGACTGACAGTCCCTCGGCGGAGGG CCCACCTGTGGCTCCCGTCCGTGGAGAGGACCCTGACAAGAAGACCGCAGCCAGTGGCGGCCCCCAGGCTCAGCCGGAGGGCTCCGACTCCGAGCTGGACAG TGATGACGAGTTTGTCCCTTACGACATGTCGGGGGACACGGAGCTGAAGAGCGGCAAGGCACCCGTGTACGTGCGGGATTGCGTGGAAG CTCTGACCGCGTCCGAGGACTGGGAGCGCTGGGAGGCGGCTCTGCGGGCCCTCGAGGGGCTGGTCTTCAGGAGCCCGGCTGCCGCGCGGGAG GTGAGCGTGGAGCTGGCCAAGGTGCTGCTGCACCTGGAGGAGAAGACGGCCGTGGCGGGCTTCGAGGGGCTGCGTCAGAGGGCCCTGGTGGCTGTCACAGTCACAGACCCGGCACGG GTAGCCGAGTACCTGACTGCACAGTTCTACGCCCTCAACTACAGCCTCCGGCAGCGCATGGATATCCTGGAC GTCCTGACTCTGGCTGCCCAGGAGCTGTCGCGGCCTGGGCGTCTCGGGAGGGCCCAGCGGAGTGCCTcgggccccagcccccagcccagcagcacCGTGGCTCCCACCTGGCGGGCAGTGGTGGAGGAGCGCATCCGAAGCAAGACCCGGCGGTTCTCCAAG GGCTCCGCTGGGCGGGGACTGGCCCCTGTCCCCAATGAATTCAACGCGGTGGCTGGCTActtctttttccccctcattcAGCGTTTCGACAA GCCTCTGGTGACCTTTGACCTGCTGGGAGAGGACCAGCTGGTTCTCGGGAGGCTGGCCCACACCTTAGGGGCCCTGATGTACCTGGCTGAGAACACCTCG GTGGCTGTGCCCATGGGCAAGGCCCTCCTGGAGTTCGTGTGGGTCCTTCGTTTCCATGGCGATGG GTACATGCGCCGGGGCTTGCTGTCTGCCGTCTCCGCCGTCCTTCTCAGCCTTCCAGCTGAGCGGCTGCTGGCAGACCTGCCGGACGAGCTGCTGGAGACCCGGTCCTGGCTGGCAG ATGTGGCTGAGAAGGACCCGGACGAGGACTGCAGGCTGCTGGCGGTGAAGGCGCTGCTGCTTCTGGAGAAGCTCCGAGACAAGCTGCTGGCACTGTCCTCTCATTAG
- the TELO2 gene encoding telomere length regulation protein TEL2 homolog isoform X1 yields the protein MNASQVSPPPPFWAEMVPPREVSPHCPPRPPEDVLPRRKVPNLRCAFRQPRAQVAIKPLKRGQCDQGTDPVAPGYRAERRSTCPRTYTPHPTVAEVPAVATASLQRLRPRGEQGPASGRAARLHPRSGMDPVLSAVRLSVQEAVHVLSSSEDGGHIFSTLGSLKHYLGETENPALPEEQQEFARIHFPTVLRCLVRRLSPGWLELLPDGQLEQLWASFFLTGPADQAFLVLMEAIEDAAGSSFRLMKMARLLARFLSVGRMAAVLEGQCRQQAEPAFPLLQATLLAKVVSLPDHLGNRLQQENLAEFLPQNYFLLLGKEVLRVLQGVVDSLRGGSDCSVSFLSQVLGKACILGRQKEILGALVPRLMALTQGHCLWQRVCWRLVERVPDRAMEAVLTGLVEAAPGPRVLSRLLGNLVTKSKKAQFVMTRKLLLLRFSCTTPVLQSLLGYLAEDSQRRPLLMQALKELLETWGSSSAIRHTPLAQQSYISKATLICLAHLQEAELRDCRAELLASLMAGVKCRLDSSLPPVRRLGMIVAEVASARIHPEGPPLRFQYEEDDLTREMLALATPWPVTDSPSAEGPPVAPVRGEDPDKKTAASGGPQAQPEGSDSELDSDDEFVPYDMSGDTELKSGKAPVYVRDCVEALTASEDWERWEAALRALEGLVFRSPAAAREVSVELAKVLLHLEEKTAVAGFEGLRQRALVAVTVTDPARVAEYLTAQFYALNYSLRQRMDILDVLTLAAQELSRPGRLGRAQRSASGPSPQPSSTVAPTWRAVVEERIRSKTRRFSKGSAGRGLAPVPNEFNAVAGYFFFPLIQRFDKPLVTFDLLGEDQLVLGRLAHTLGALMYLAENTSVAVPMGKALLEFVWVLRFHGDGYMRRGLLSAVSAVLLSLPAERLLADLPDELLETRSWLADVAEKDPDEDCRLLAVKALLLLEKLRDKLLALSSH from the exons ATGAATGCGTCACAGGTGTCCCCTCCACCACCTTTCTGGGCCGAAATGGTACCTCCTCGCGAGGTCTCGCCACATTGCCCCCCAAGGCCGCCAGAGGACGTCCTGCCAAGACGGAAGGTTCCAAATCTGCGCTGTGCATTCCGGCAGCCACGAGCACAGGTGGCTATCAAGCCCTTGAAACGCGGACAGTGCGACCAAGGAACTGACCCGGTGGCCCCTGGTTACCGTGCTGAACGGCGCAGCACCTGTCCCAGGACCTACACACCGCATCCAACCGTAGCCGAAGTCCCCGCAGTTGCCACTGCTTCCCTGCAAAGGCTGAGGCCGAGGGGAGAGCAGGGCCCTGCCTCCGGGAGAGCGGCAAGGCTACACCCGCGGTCGGG GATGGATCCCGTCCTCTCTGCCGTCCGGCTCTCTGTCCAGGAGGCTGTTCACGTCCTGTCGTCGTCTGAGGATGGCGGCCACATCTTCTCCACCCTGGGGTCGCTAAAGCACTATCTCGGTGAAACGGAGAACCCAGCCCTCCCAGAGGAGCAGCAGGAGTTTGCCAGGATCCACTTTCCCACCGTCCTCAGGTGTCTTGTTCGCCGGCTGAGCCCCGGCTGGCTGGAGCTGCTGCCCGACGGGCAGCTGGAGCAGCTGTGGGCCAGCTTCTTCCTGACGGGCCCGGCAGACCAGGCTTTCCTGGTGCTGATGGAGGCCATCGAGGATGCGGCCGG CTCCAGCTTCCGTCTGATGAAGATGGCGCGGCTGCTGGCCAGGTTCCTGAGCGTGGGCAGGATGGCCGCTGTGTTGGAGGGGCAGTGTCGGCAGCAGGCAGAGCCGGCCTTCCCCCTGCTCCAGGCCACGCTCCTCGCCAAGGTGGTGAGCTTGCCCGATCACCTGGGCAACCGCCTGCAGCAGGAGAACCTGGCCGAGTTCCTCCCGCAGAACTACTTCCTGCTGCTGGGCAAGGAGGTCCTGCGGGTGCTGCAGGGGGTGGTGGACTCGCTCCGAG GTGGCTCGGACTGCTCTGTGTCCTTCCTGTCTCAGGTCCTCGGGAAGGCCTGCATCCTCGGGAGACAGA AGGAGATCCTGGGTGCGCTGGTGCCCCGACTGATGGCGCTCACCCAGGGCCACTGCCTGTGGCAGCGGGTCTGCTGGCGCCTGGTGGAGCGTGTGCCCGACCGGGCCATGGAGGCCGTGCTGACCGGGCTGGTGGAGGCCGCCCCAGG GCCTCGCGTCCTCTCGCGGCTGCTGGGGAACCTGGTGACCAAGAGCAAGAAGGCCCAGTTTGTGATGACCCGGAAGCTGCTGCTCCTCCGGTTCAGCTGCACG ACACCTGTGCTGCAGAGCCTGCTGGGGTACCTGGCCGAGGACAGCCAGCGACGCCCGCTCCTCATGCAG GCGCTGAAGGAGCTCCTGGAGACATGGGGCAGCAGCAGCGCCATCCGCCACACGCCCCTGGCACAGCAGAGCTACATCAGCAAGGCCACCCTCATCTGCCTGGCACACCTGCAGGAGGCGGAGCTCCGGGACTGCCGGGCCG AGTTGCTGGCCAGCCTGATGGCGGGAGTGAAGTGCCGCCTGGACAGCAGCCTGCCCCCCGTGCGCCGCCTGGGCATGATCGTGGCTGAGGTGGCCAGCGCCCGGATCCACCCTGAGGGGCCTCCCCTGAGGTTCCAG TATGAAGAGGACGACCTGACCCGCGAGATGCTGGCCCTGGCCACTCCCTGGCCCGTGACTGACAGTCCCTCGGCGGAGGG CCCACCTGTGGCTCCCGTCCGTGGAGAGGACCCTGACAAGAAGACCGCAGCCAGTGGCGGCCCCCAGGCTCAGCCGGAGGGCTCCGACTCCGAGCTGGACAG TGATGACGAGTTTGTCCCTTACGACATGTCGGGGGACACGGAGCTGAAGAGCGGCAAGGCACCCGTGTACGTGCGGGATTGCGTGGAAG CTCTGACCGCGTCCGAGGACTGGGAGCGCTGGGAGGCGGCTCTGCGGGCCCTCGAGGGGCTGGTCTTCAGGAGCCCGGCTGCCGCGCGGGAG GTGAGCGTGGAGCTGGCCAAGGTGCTGCTGCACCTGGAGGAGAAGACGGCCGTGGCGGGCTTCGAGGGGCTGCGTCAGAGGGCCCTGGTGGCTGTCACAGTCACAGACCCGGCACGG GTAGCCGAGTACCTGACTGCACAGTTCTACGCCCTCAACTACAGCCTCCGGCAGCGCATGGATATCCTGGAC GTCCTGACTCTGGCTGCCCAGGAGCTGTCGCGGCCTGGGCGTCTCGGGAGGGCCCAGCGGAGTGCCTcgggccccagcccccagcccagcagcacCGTGGCTCCCACCTGGCGGGCAGTGGTGGAGGAGCGCATCCGAAGCAAGACCCGGCGGTTCTCCAAG GGCTCCGCTGGGCGGGGACTGGCCCCTGTCCCCAATGAATTCAACGCGGTGGCTGGCTActtctttttccccctcattcAGCGTTTCGACAA GCCTCTGGTGACCTTTGACCTGCTGGGAGAGGACCAGCTGGTTCTCGGGAGGCTGGCCCACACCTTAGGGGCCCTGATGTACCTGGCTGAGAACACCTCG GTGGCTGTGCCCATGGGCAAGGCCCTCCTGGAGTTCGTGTGGGTCCTTCGTTTCCATGGCGATGG GTACATGCGCCGGGGCTTGCTGTCTGCCGTCTCCGCCGTCCTTCTCAGCCTTCCAGCTGAGCGGCTGCTGGCAGACCTGCCGGACGAGCTGCTGGAGACCCGGTCCTGGCTGGCAG ATGTGGCTGAGAAGGACCCGGACGAGGACTGCAGGCTGCTGGCGGTGAAGGCGCTGCTGCTTCTGGAGAAGCTCCGAGACAAGCTGCTGGCACTGTCCTCTCATTAG